From the Pedobacter cryoconitis genome, one window contains:
- a CDS encoding 2-hydroxyacid dehydrogenase has protein sequence MKVAIFSTQSYDKQYFNLVNESFDHEFIFLEPALNADTAILADGCRGVCVFVNDKVDAKTLQTLHQHGTDTIVLRCAGFNQVDLDFAKGLGMNVYRVPSYSPEAVAEHAVAMIMTLNRKTHKAYNRVREGNFSLERLIGFNLNGKKAGIIGLGQIGLAFAKIMQGFGCEVIAYDPVVKTAPSYISLTNLDTLMTTADLISIHCPLNEHTHHLINKQRFEQMKKGVMLINTSRGAILDTHDAIEALKQGKLGYLGIDVYEQEDKLFFRDLSESLIEDEQILRLMSFSNVLITAHQGFFTTEALTEIAQTTLQNLNDAESGRSTANKLA, from the coding sequence ATGAAAGTAGCCATTTTTAGTACGCAATCCTATGATAAACAGTATTTTAACCTCGTAAATGAGAGTTTTGACCACGAATTCATTTTCCTCGAACCAGCTTTAAATGCAGACACGGCGATTTTAGCCGATGGATGCCGTGGTGTTTGTGTTTTCGTGAATGACAAGGTAGATGCGAAGACATTGCAAACACTGCATCAGCATGGTACAGATACCATTGTACTGCGCTGCGCGGGCTTTAATCAGGTAGATCTTGATTTTGCTAAAGGATTAGGAATGAATGTATATAGAGTGCCTTCTTATTCGCCTGAAGCTGTAGCAGAACACGCAGTTGCGATGATTATGACTTTGAACCGTAAAACACATAAGGCTTATAACCGGGTAAGAGAGGGTAATTTCTCTTTAGAGCGGTTGATTGGTTTTAATCTGAACGGGAAAAAAGCAGGTATCATCGGGTTGGGACAAATCGGTCTTGCCTTTGCTAAAATAATGCAGGGATTTGGTTGTGAGGTGATTGCATATGATCCTGTAGTGAAAACTGCGCCTTCTTATATCAGCCTGACAAATCTGGATACTTTAATGACAACGGCAGATCTGATTTCAATTCATTGCCCTTTAAATGAGCATACACATCATTTGATTAATAAACAACGCTTTGAGCAGATGAAAAAGGGAGTGATGCTGATCAATACCAGCAGAGGGGCGATTTTAGATACGCATGATGCAATTGAAGCGCTTAAGCAAGGTAAATTAGGCTACCTGGGTATTGATGTTTATGAGCAGGAAGACAAACTTTTCTTCCGGGATCTTTCGGAAAGCCTGATCGAGGATGAACAGATTCTCCGGTTGATGAGCTTCTCGAATGTACTGATTACCGCGCACCAGGGATTCTTCACTACAGAGGCTTTAACAGAGATTGCACAGACTACTTTACAGAACCTGAATGATGCAGAATCAGGCCGGTCTACGGCAAATAAACTGGCCTGA